Within the Gracilinema caldarium DSM 7334 genome, the region TATTGGTGATGAAATCCTACCAGGAGAAACGATTAAGACATTAGCAACAAACGCAGAATTAAAATTGGATCCTAACGGAAGTATCATCAAAATCGCAAGAAACACCAGCTTTAAAATAGAAGGACTTGCGGGCTCTTCTGGAAAAGATACCAATGAGTTTGCCCTAGTAAGTGGAAAAATCCGTACTGTTGCTGCAAAAACAGCTGGAAGTAATAAATATCAGATAAAAACCCCCTCTGCAGTATGTGGTGTACGAGGTACAGACTTTAATATGCTCGTAATTGAAGGTGCCCGAGATGCGGTATACGTACAGAGGGGCTTAGTAGAATTTGCAAGGACCCTTGCAGATGGCACTGTACAGCCAATTCTGGTGGGAGCAGGTCAATTTGCTGATGTTTTTGGTCCTAGTTTTATTCCATTCACATTTACTCAAGAACAGCTCGCTCAAGAATTTGTAGATCTTGATGAATTTAAAACCGTCGATCCATTATCGGTTCCCCAGAATGAGGATTCCAAATCATCTAACCAAGAAGAAAAGCCAGCAGAGGATGCCAAGAGCACTACCAACGATGCAAATACTCAATCAGAACAAAAATCTACTGCATCTGGTAAAAAAGCTTCAGCGCAGGAATCAAAAATGATGGCTTGGCTTGGTGATATGCTGGGCTTTGAAATTGGTTCAGTTGTCATCGATGGGAATACCTATTCTAAAGCTGTAGTTCAGCCAACCTTTAATATGGGTAAATTCAAAATCGCTCTCTATTTACCCATTATTTATACTAACGATCTATTTAATCCAGACAGCTGGTATCAGCCTAATGGTAATAATGAATGGTCCTTTGGATCAGAATACTGGGGAACAAATTATACTAAAGGGGCTCAAGATGCATTGCAAGATTTAGCATTAAAAATTCGTTATATTGAATATGGTCAACCCATGGTAGATCCTGTATATCTGAAAATCGGCAATCTTTCAGATATGACTATAGGGCATGGGGTACTCATGCGTAATTATGCCAATAATGCAGATTTCCCATCTATAAGAAAAGTTGGTGTTAATGCAGGATTTGAAGGCAAAACCTTTGGATTTGAAGGGATTGTAAACGACCTTGGAAAACCAGAAATATTTGGTGGAAGATTAAAACTATCTTTCATTGGTATAAGTGCTATTGCAGATATTAATCCAGTAGGCGCTCTAACAGATCAAGAAAAAGAACAAATAGGAGATCCAATGATTATTGGGTCAGCTTTTGATATTGATATTCCTATACTTAAATTAAGCGCATTTAGCCTGAGAGCATTTGCCGATGTAGCAGCTGTAGCTCCGTATAATCGAGTAGACACTGGACAACTTAGTTCTGGTTTCCAATATCAAGCTATTTATGATGATTCCTATGGCAATAATTTTAATGCCTTAAGAAACTATGGGGTTATTTCTGGATTCATGGGTAAATTCATCTTTGTAGATTGGCGCTTAGAATATAGATATTACCGGGGAGCCTATAGACCAACCTTTTTTGATGGCACCTATGATCGGAATAGAGTAAAATATGCTAAGGCCTTCTATGATTTACTTACTACAACAAACCCATCTAACGATGTAACCGTACATGGCATTTATGGTGAAGCTGGATTTGACCTCTTTAGAGATAAGATCCAATTTACTGCGGGGTACATGGTGCCCTGGAGTCCCGATAGTTCTGCATCATGGAGTTATATTTCGCAACAAGACTATATTCTTGCTAAACTAGTACTCAAAAAAGGCCTCGTACCTTTCTATGATATTTCTGGATCATTAACCTATGCACATACGGGTTTTGCCTACGCCTTAAGTAGGGATAATGCTCTGGTTAATGAAAATACCATACTTACAGGAGAAGTTGTTATTCCAATAGCAAGTACTGTTGATTTTGCTATTCTGCTTACTAATAATGCGGTTTATACAGTCGATCCTACTTTAGCAGACCCAGAATATACAACCAGTCCGTCTCTTACCTTTGAAACCAGAATTCATTTCTAATCGTTTAGGATAAAAATATTAAAAGATAAATGGGGATTCCTTGAGTTCTTCTTGGATATCCCCTTTATTCTTTTAATAAAATCCGAAATCTGTAACATAAATTAATACTTTTTTTCATGGTCTTTATTATCATAGAATAAAGTCTGAAGTGTTCGTTTTTGAGTTTCTGTTAAACGAGTGTCAGCAAGCAAGACATCAAATTGTTCCTTATTTTGATAACCTGCTGAAAGAGCTGATTCAATATGTTTAAATCCTTGGTTATCCAAAGGGTCCGCGAATATGATAAGCCGACCGATACGAAAATCCACCTCACCTTTTTGTAAACCAGCTAACTCTTCCCGATTCGTTTGTTTAATTTTTTTTAATGCTTCTATTGCACGACTATACAATGCAAGTTGCTCTGCAACTTCTGCATATTCTTTAAGAATTTGTGGATCATCGTTTTTTTTAAGCCATTGTGAATAATGATCAATCGCTTCTGGGTATGCTAGCATTTTTTCTGTTCTTGCAAGAAGAAGTAATGCGTCTTTATCATTACCATCATCGGCCTTCATTTCTTTTAATAATTGATAGGATTCTGAATACTTTTGTATACCATATAACACGAGGGCATATCCATATTTGCTTTCTTTGCTTTCAGGAACTAGTTCAATTACCCTTCTATAATACAGTTCTGCCTTTTCAAAATTTAAAGCCTTCAGATTTGAAAAAGCAGCAGCCTTAAGTAAAATAACATTATCCTTATCTTTGTTTAGTAAGATTTCAAAGATACTAGCTGCTTTTGTATACTTTTGTTGCTGGAAAGCAATTCTCCCAAGATAATACATGGAAGCATTCTTTGTTTTTGAGTATTTGCTTGCTTTCTGAAACCAAATTTCAGCTTCTGTATATTTACCTAAATCATAGTAAGCTTTTCCTAGAGAATATAATTCTTCTTCAGATATAGATGCTGGCCCAGAAACACAGGATAGTACGAGTAAATATACAGCAATTATACATGTAAATCCAAAATAAGCAGGTTTCATGCATTAACCAAGCACAGTATCCTCAATTTCTCGCAATTGGGATCGATAGAGATTTGCAATATTAGATCCATAATCTGCAATAAGCTGCATAATATTTCGAGGATGGTCTTCACCATCTTTCCCATTTATTCGGTCTCCAGCATCCCCAAGCCCTGGAAGTATATATGCGGCCTCATTTAGTACTGGATCCATCCAAAGTGTGTAGACTTTGCAGTTTTCAAGAGCCCGTACAACTCGCAATGCACCCTTTAATGCAGATATTACATTAAAGAATTGAACAGATCGTGGTTTAACTCCTTGATCAAGCAGGTATTTTACAACAGTAACAAGACTGCCGCCAGTGGCATTCATGGGATCAGCGAAAATAAGATCTTTATCATTTAATTTTTCTAGATCAAAATAAGATTTTTCTAAATCCAGGATATATTCCATATCATTTTCGTGTTTAGAGTCATCCCGTTTTATTTTAAATAACGCAAAGGGAGTTACATAACCATGGGATGAGTATTCCTGTATTTCCTTTGACATAATCATAGAGGGAAGCAGGGCACCCCGCAACATAACACACATGACGGTATTTTCAATTTTATCATCAATATTTGGAATCTTATGTACTGCATAATTTTGTACCGGAACAGTAACAGGAGTTTTTACAATGAGATAGTTCTTGCTTGAGACCTGGGTACCCGCAAAGGCCAGCTTAAACAGCATTTCATAGGCTCTTTGTATATAGTATACAAATTCCTGTCCACCAGTCCGAACATCCCTGAGTTTTGCTATAAGCCGAGATGCTTCAGGATGACTTTCTTGAGGCGTAAGAAAAGAATATACATGAATACCCTTTTCTTCCTTACATATATCCTGCATCATTCGGCCCATTTCATTATATAATTCAATCAGGTTCTGTTCTTCCCGATGCCGTTCAGCGGTTGATTTAGTAGTAGAAAGAATACTAAATGAAAGCATGACCTGACGGAACAAGGAATCCATGGTAGCAATATGGTTTTTATCGCTTTCTGTTAAATAACCATCCAGGTCTTGTGCTTTTAAGACAATCTTATTCATCTCCAACCTCCCTATTTTTTCATCCAATACCGTACCCCCAATTCTGCGGCAAAATATAAATCAGGGAATTTAAGGTCCGGTGAGATGGATAACCCAATAGAAGGATCAAGGGCAAGAAACATTTCGTATTCTTTATTGATATGCCATGAAAGCCCTACAGGAAACCGGACACCAGCGGCTGATAAAAAATCACCATTAATAGTTCCCATATTTAGATAGCCACCGATTCCAAAATACCAATCTAAATTAAAATCTTTTTCGGTTACTAGATCCTGATCAATTATATATTTATCGCCAGTTATACCAAATGCAATATTATCATTATGAATTCCCAGATATGCGGCCCAAAAAATGGGAATTGTTGGTAACTTAAGACTAATTCCTAAATTAGCTCCTGCCCCATCAATACCAAAATTACTTCCAAGGACACCACCAATACCTGTTCCTTTGTCGTGATCAGCAAAAACAGATGGTCCCAGTATGAGCATAATGATACATGCCAATAAAGTGGTTCGTAATTTCATACATTATCCTCCTAAGGTCGTTCATTAATTGGTTCTATATAGGGATTTTTCAATTGCATCTGAGATCGTTTTTGCCATTCGCTTGTTCTGGTATTTTTTGATAGCACCGTCCATAAATACATTGCTGTACTTCGCCGTCCTGTTGCATATAATGCTGCAGCTAAATAATAGTTAGTTTTATAATAATCTACATCTTGTATATAAGTTTCAAGATCTGAAAATCGGACGAGCCTATGTATTAAGTCCAAGTAGTCATTAAAAACAAAACCATATTCACGAAGCTGATATTCTTTTATCAACATAGAATTCTGAATAAGAAATGCATAGGTTAGATGTTCAATCGATTTATCATACCGACCTGTTGCGTAATAATAGAATCCAAGTATCCGATGAGCTCGTTCTGCTTGTGTATCCTCATGTCTATAGAGTGTAAGAAAGCGGTTTACCCCATCATCGATTAAGGTTCTAAAC harbors:
- a CDS encoding FecR family protein, whose product is MVIKYNRYLLLFFIVLLYSINFVWAQSGPKALLMYADDDSLIQIITKTGVSRSVSIGDEILPGETIKTLATNAELKLDPNGSIIKIARNTSFKIEGLAGSSGKDTNEFALVSGKIRTVAAKTAGSNKYQIKTPSAVCGVRGTDFNMLVIEGARDAVYVQRGLVEFARTLADGTVQPILVGAGQFADVFGPSFIPFTFTQEQLAQEFVDLDEFKTVDPLSVPQNEDSKSSNQEEKPAEDAKSTTNDANTQSEQKSTASGKKASAQESKMMAWLGDMLGFEIGSVVIDGNTYSKAVVQPTFNMGKFKIALYLPIIYTNDLFNPDSWYQPNGNNEWSFGSEYWGTNYTKGAQDALQDLALKIRYIEYGQPMVDPVYLKIGNLSDMTIGHGVLMRNYANNADFPSIRKVGVNAGFEGKTFGFEGIVNDLGKPEIFGGRLKLSFIGISAIADINPVGALTDQEKEQIGDPMIIGSAFDIDIPILKLSAFSLRAFADVAAVAPYNRVDTGQLSSGFQYQAIYDDSYGNNFNALRNYGVISGFMGKFIFVDWRLEYRYYRGAYRPTFFDGTYDRNRVKYAKAFYDLLTTTNPSNDVTVHGIYGEAGFDLFRDKIQFTAGYMVPWSPDSSASWSYISQQDYILAKLVLKKGLVPFYDISGSLTYAHTGFAYALSRDNALVNENTILTGEVVIPIASTVDFAILLTNNAVYTVDPTLADPEYTTSPSLTFETRIHF
- a CDS encoding tetratricopeptide repeat protein; translation: MKPAYFGFTCIIAVYLLVLSCVSGPASISEEELYSLGKAYYDLGKYTEAEIWFQKASKYSKTKNASMYYLGRIAFQQQKYTKAASIFEILLNKDKDNVILLKAAAFSNLKALNFEKAELYYRRVIELVPESKESKYGYALVLYGIQKYSESYQLLKEMKADDGNDKDALLLLARTEKMLAYPEAIDHYSQWLKKNDDPQILKEYAEVAEQLALYSRAIEALKKIKQTNREELAGLQKGEVDFRIGRLIIFADPLDNQGFKHIESALSAGYQNKEQFDVLLADTRLTETQKRTLQTLFYDNKDHEKKY
- a CDS encoding uracil phosphoribosyltransferase, coding for MNKIVLKAQDLDGYLTESDKNHIATMDSLFRQVMLSFSILSTTKSTAERHREEQNLIELYNEMGRMMQDICKEEKGIHVYSFLTPQESHPEASRLIAKLRDVRTGGQEFVYYIQRAYEMLFKLAFAGTQVSSKNYLIVKTPVTVPVQNYAVHKIPNIDDKIENTVMCVMLRGALLPSMIMSKEIQEYSSHGYVTPFALFKIKRDDSKHENDMEYILDLEKSYFDLEKLNDKDLIFADPMNATGGSLVTVVKYLLDQGVKPRSVQFFNVISALKGALRVVRALENCKVYTLWMDPVLNEAAYILPGLGDAGDRINGKDGEDHPRNIMQLIADYGSNIANLYRSQLREIEDTVLG